One genomic region from Amblyraja radiata isolate CabotCenter1 chromosome 17, sAmbRad1.1.pri, whole genome shotgun sequence encodes:
- the LOC116982684 gene encoding engulfment and cell motility protein 3-like isoform X2 gives MQVVREQITRTLATKPTSLELFRNKVNALNYSEILKLRQTERMHQEETLAPPVLELRERLKPELMELIKQQRLNRLCDGTLFRKISSRRRQDKLWYCRLSPNHKVLHYGDVEEGVENPAIEWLQEKIPVADIKALVTGKDCPHMKEKSTLKQNREVLDLAFSILYDTEDYSLNFIAPNKYDFGLWTDGLSVLLGKELNSEQTKSELEILLSMEIKLRLLDLENISIPDVAPPIPSVPSNYNFCYDFSLTDH, from the exons ATGCAGGTGGTACGGGAGCAGATCACACGGACACTGGCCACCAAGCCTACCTCCCTCGAGCTCTTTCGCAACAAGGTGAATGCCCTGAACTACAGTGAGATCCTCAAACTGCGGCAGACCGAGAGGATGCACCAGGAGGAGACCTTGGCACCACCAGTCCT GGAGCTGAGGGAGAGACTGAAACCAGAGCTGATGGAACTGATCAAGCAGCAACGCCTCAATCGCCTGTGTGACGGGACGCTCTTCCGCAAGATCAGCAGCCGCCGGCGCCAAG ACAAGCTGTGGTATTGTCGCCTGTCGCCCAATCACAAGGTGCTGCACTAtggagatgtggaggaaggaGTGGAGAACCCAGCCATCGAGTGGCTGCAGGAGAAGA TCCCCGTGGCTGACATTAAAGCTCTGGTGACTGGGAAGGACTGCCCTCACATGAAGGAGAAGAGCACACTGAAGCAGAACCGG GAGGTGCTGGATCTAGCCTTCTCCATTCTGTACGACACAGAGGACTACTCGTTGAACTTCATCGCGCCAAACAAATATGAT TTCGGGCTGTGGACTGACGGCTTGAGTGTCCTCCTGGGCAAGGAGCTGAACAGCGAGCAGACCAAGAGTGAGCTGGAGATCCTGCTGTCCATGGAGATCAAACTGCGGCTCTTGGACCTGGAGAACATCTCCATCCCAGACGTTGCTCCACCCATCCCCAGTGTGCCCAGCAACTACAACTTCTGCTACGACTTCAGCCTCACTGACCACTGA